In a single window of the Pocillopora verrucosa isolate sample1 chromosome 4, ASM3666991v2, whole genome shotgun sequence genome:
- the LOC131774685 gene encoding uncharacterized protein isoform X1 codes for MKTIQRLFLLWMMASVVEGQHLCPMAQNFWKLSTSGEFKACIPCPECPEGNGLNIQCGSLITDDTKIECVQCKENVTYSNSHGVESCKPCQDCGLRNVLQECTSDQNRKCGRKCPKGYFFDGHITDCRETTPATVSNKTFSIQPSPSIWPQLSSPLDGGSSTAIVASMKDLLSVESVTSTSIASTPSLKPQRSSLMSVLSPLVLGNRSSTSIEFTQVIMPRPSSLYRGIVSTSIPGGIGVPIPKGNDASASVPGEKKTQGRKGKALTLLTILGIIGSIVFIVIFTPTAIVCWIKCRIFEKTKPEQTETVGSFHNNTDSAESLMASQGSESLDVRRDGQGDDKDFVLTKDIPEDFKLADFPYDVEDFILQLDSDSSPVQKNWKHVAYGYEITKQDIQLLEIESRKPGVSAIRLLIEKLCSSKCATLKEFVDVLQELERNDVANDIISWFRKKQDRCSEEGKN; via the exons aaaacaatTCAACGTCTGTTTCTTCTCTGGATGATGGCATCCGTGGTAGAAGGTCAACACTTATGTCCAATGGCTCAAAACTTTTGGAAACTGAGTACCAGCGGTGAATTCAAAGCATGTATACCGTGTCCAGAGTGTCCTGAGGGTAACGGGCTGAACATTCAATGTGGTTCATTGATCACAGATGATACTAAGATAGAATGCGTCCAATGCAAAGAAAACGTGACCTACTCCAATAGCCATGGAGTGGAAAGCTGCAAACCCTGTCAGGACTGCGGTCTACGAAATGTCCTTCAAGAATGTACCTCGGACCAAAATCGCAAATGTGGACGTAAATGTCCCAAAGGGTATTTCTTTGATGGCCACATCACTGATTGCAGAGAAACTACGCCAGCAACAGTctcaaacaaaactttttcaatACAACCTTCTCCTAGCATTTGGCCACAACTTTCATCTCCTTTAGACGGCGGCTCGTCTACAGCAATTGTAGCGTCTATGAAAGATTTATTATCAGTAGAAAGTGTTACCTCGACGAGTATAGCGTCGACTCCGAGCTTAAAGCCACAGCGTTCGTCGCTGATGAGCGTTTTGTCTCCACTGGTACTAGGAAACCGTTCCTCTACAAGCATAGAATTCACGCAGGTTATCATGCCAAGACCATCGTCATTGTATCGTGGAATCGTATCAACTTCGATTCCTGGAGGTATAGGAGTTCCAATACCTAAAGGAAACGACGCCTCTGCTAGTGTTCCGGGGGAAAAAAAGACTCAGGGACGGAAAGGCAAAGCTTTGACACTGTTGACTATATTGGGAATAATAGGATCGATAGTTTTTATCGTCATCTTTACACCGACTGCAATAGTTTGCTGGATAAAATGCAGAATTTTTGAGAAGACAAAGCCAGAACAGACAG AAACCGTTGGCTCTTTTCATAACAACACTGACTCTGCTGAAAGTTTAATGGCTTCTCAAGGAAGTGAGTCCTTAGATG TTCGCCGTGATGGTCAAGGAGACGACAAAGATTTTGTTCTTACCAAGGACATCCCCGAAG ACTTCAAGCTCGCCGACTTTCCATATGATGTCGAAGATTTTATTCTGCAACTAGATTCTGATTCCTCGCCAGTTCAAAAGAACTGGAAACATGTCGCTTACGGGTATGAAATTACCAAACAAGACATTCAGCTGTTGGAGATAGAGAGCAGGAAGCCAGGAGTAAGCGCAATAAGgcttttgattgaaaagttgTGTAGTTCCAAATGTGCGACTCTAAAAGAGTTCGTGGACGTCCTCCAGGAGCTGGAACGCAACGATGTTGCCAACGACATTATCAGCTGGTTTAGGAAAAAACAGGACAGATGTTCAGAGGAGGGTAAGAATTGA
- the LOC131774685 gene encoding uncharacterized protein isoform X2: protein MKTIQRLFLLWMMASVVEGQHLCPMAQNFWKLSTSGEFKACIPCPECPEGNGLNIQCGSLITDDTKIECVQCKENVTYSNSHGVESCKPCQDCGLRNVLQECTSDQNRKCGRKCPKGYFFDGHITDCRETTPATVSNKTFSIQPSPSIWPQLSSPLDGGSSTAIVASMKDLLSVESVTSTSIASTPSLKPQRSSLMSVLSPLVLGNRSSTSIEFTQVIMPRPSSLYRGIVSTSIPGGIGVPIPKGNDASASVPGEKKTQGRKGKALTLLTILGIIGSIVFIVIFTPTAIVCWIKCRIFEKTKPEQTVRRDGQGDDKDFVLTKDIPEDFKLADFPYDVEDFILQLDSDSSPVQKNWKHVAYGYEITKQDIQLLEIESRKPGVSAIRLLIEKLCSSKCATLKEFVDVLQELERNDVANDIISWFRKKQDRCSEEGKN from the exons aaaacaatTCAACGTCTGTTTCTTCTCTGGATGATGGCATCCGTGGTAGAAGGTCAACACTTATGTCCAATGGCTCAAAACTTTTGGAAACTGAGTACCAGCGGTGAATTCAAAGCATGTATACCGTGTCCAGAGTGTCCTGAGGGTAACGGGCTGAACATTCAATGTGGTTCATTGATCACAGATGATACTAAGATAGAATGCGTCCAATGCAAAGAAAACGTGACCTACTCCAATAGCCATGGAGTGGAAAGCTGCAAACCCTGTCAGGACTGCGGTCTACGAAATGTCCTTCAAGAATGTACCTCGGACCAAAATCGCAAATGTGGACGTAAATGTCCCAAAGGGTATTTCTTTGATGGCCACATCACTGATTGCAGAGAAACTACGCCAGCAACAGTctcaaacaaaactttttcaatACAACCTTCTCCTAGCATTTGGCCACAACTTTCATCTCCTTTAGACGGCGGCTCGTCTACAGCAATTGTAGCGTCTATGAAAGATTTATTATCAGTAGAAAGTGTTACCTCGACGAGTATAGCGTCGACTCCGAGCTTAAAGCCACAGCGTTCGTCGCTGATGAGCGTTTTGTCTCCACTGGTACTAGGAAACCGTTCCTCTACAAGCATAGAATTCACGCAGGTTATCATGCCAAGACCATCGTCATTGTATCGTGGAATCGTATCAACTTCGATTCCTGGAGGTATAGGAGTTCCAATACCTAAAGGAAACGACGCCTCTGCTAGTGTTCCGGGGGAAAAAAAGACTCAGGGACGGAAAGGCAAAGCTTTGACACTGTTGACTATATTGGGAATAATAGGATCGATAGTTTTTATCGTCATCTTTACACCGACTGCAATAGTTTGCTGGATAAAATGCAGAATTTTTGAGAAGACAAAGCCAGAACAGACAG TTCGCCGTGATGGTCAAGGAGACGACAAAGATTTTGTTCTTACCAAGGACATCCCCGAAG ACTTCAAGCTCGCCGACTTTCCATATGATGTCGAAGATTTTATTCTGCAACTAGATTCTGATTCCTCGCCAGTTCAAAAGAACTGGAAACATGTCGCTTACGGGTATGAAATTACCAAACAAGACATTCAGCTGTTGGAGATAGAGAGCAGGAAGCCAGGAGTAAGCGCAATAAGgcttttgattgaaaagttgTGTAGTTCCAAATGTGCGACTCTAAAAGAGTTCGTGGACGTCCTCCAGGAGCTGGAACGCAACGATGTTGCCAACGACATTATCAGCTGGTTTAGGAAAAAACAGGACAGATGTTCAGAGGAGGGTAAGAATTGA